One Glandiceps talaboti chromosome 2, keGlaTala1.1, whole genome shotgun sequence genomic region harbors:
- the LOC144453010 gene encoding neuronal acetylcholine receptor subunit beta-3-like: protein MCQVNIAVYFLLLSTVGLLWTGETALAGKSDRRSNERKLSDELLNDAYQKNIRPVKDENERVVVTVDIGLRNVLELDEKTQILKTLVYTALFWNDEFLRWNASDFGGLESTTLPAKKIWIPDLTVFNSISSEQPFIIQETSSVIVHYDGNVTFSWKPSPATTTCRVDVYAFPRDTQKCIYLLGSWTYQDNELLFKAYNRSMDEEVFHSNGEWILKSTDLYKTSSDMRTILGSQKNVITDRSFLIAMFEIERKSEFYQVTLMVPCLMLGFLASLTFFIPYEYGNTKIGMGVTLFLSGMVFLPSVGEMLPATSRRLPNLGLYYLTSLVFICFAVIWNVFVLYLDKRMTRKVPSWLRFLTQKVNKTSIEDRSVMSNETHSINKSKESRKESKREPISNGAISSLGLDNSYGVCERGFLEEIAYSVKRIDRFIWNQEAEKKKQKRIRSEWHKVAVALDRIASILFIMGLIAINTYIGISTELPSNKPNLYDEIARTE, encoded by the exons ATGTGTCAAGTGAATATCGCCGTTTATTTCCTGTTGCTGTCCACCGTTGGACTGTTATGGACTGGAGAAACAG CCTTAGCTGGAAAGAGTGATAGACGCAGTAACGAAAGAAAGTTATCGGATGAGTTACTGAATGACGCCTATCAAAAGAACATTAGACCCGTGAAAGACGAAAACGAACGAGTTGTTGTTACGGTTGACATTGGTCTCCGAAATGTACTCGAACTG GAtgaaaaaacacaaattttgaaGACTTTGGTTTATACTGCACTG TTCTGGAATGATGAGTTTTTAAGATGGAATGCATCAGACTTCGGAGGGCTGGAAAGCACTACATTGCCAGCGAAGAAAATATGGATTCCTGACCTTACTGTATTCAACAG CATATCTTCTGAGCAACCGTTCATCATCCAGGAAACAAGTTCGGTAATTGTACATTACGACGGCAACGTCACATTTTCGTGGAAACCTTCTCCAGCAACGACTACTTGTAGGGTTGACGTGTACGCCTTTCCAAGAGATACACAG aaatgtatatatctccTTGGTTCGTGGACATACCAAGACAATGAACTATTGTTCAAGGCATATAATCGTAGCATGGATGAAGAGGTGTTCCATTCAAATGGAGAGTGGATCCTGAAAAGCACTGACTTGTACAAGACATCATCAGACATGCGTACAATCCTAGGTAGTCAAAAGAACG TTATAACTGACAGAAGTTTTTTGATAGCCATGTTTGAAATAGAGAGAAAATCGGAGTTTTATCAAGTGACGCTGATGGTTCCATGCCTTATGTTAGGATTCTTGGCTTCTCTGACTTTCTTTATACCCTATGAGTATGGTAACACCAAGATTGGCATGGGTGTCACCCTGTTCCTCTCAGGAATGGTGTTCCTACCGTCGGTGGGTGAAATGTTGCCAGCAACTAGCAGAAGATTACCTAACCTAG GGCTGTACTATTTGACAAGTTTGGTTTTCATATGCTTTGCCGTGATCTGGAATGTCTTCGTTTTGTACTTGGATAAACGAATGACAAGAAAG GTTCCTAGTTGGTTAAGATTTCTGACGCAGAAAGTCAACAAAACGTCGATCGAAGACAGGTCTGTGATGTCGAATGAAacacattccatcaataagaGCAAGGAATCTCGCAAAGAATCGAAAAGGGAGCCGATATCTAACGGTGCCATTTCATCACTCGGTCTGGATAACAGCTATGGGGTGTGTGAAAGAGGGTTCCTAGAAGAGATTGCCTATTCAGTAAAACGCATCGATCGATTTATCTGGAATCAAGAAGCCGAGAAGAAGAAGCAGAAGAGAATACGAAGTGAATGGCACAAAGTTGCTGTCGCTCTCGATAGGATTGCGAGTATTCTCTTCATAATGGGACTGATAGCCATAAATACGTACATAGGCATCTCTACTGAGTTACCATCTAATAAACCGAATCTGTACGATGAAATAGCCAGGACGGAATAA
- the LOC144446468 gene encoding neuronal acetylcholine receptor subunit alpha-9-like translates to MISYSSCKPWLLSSVIVFLAHCCCQPVASTTESFNDGTVLNAILQGYDKRIRPVIDNRTPTNVTIDISISHVVDVYWKDQFLQWRPEDYGGIDTVHLPASDICLGNAETIKDAQLNTAIVSSNGSVIINWKPITVTSICHVDVKSFPRDDQTCNLTFVSWGYSHNDVHIYPGSDELDESIFETLGEWKLIGSGVARNPSGRIGFAGKSDVVVMTIVVSRESALYEYSLIIPCILLSVTMCFTFFIPNQYGNAKITVGVTLFLSGFVFMLPMTDKVIATSNSPPVIATGYNVGVLAIRNIGQHGAEVPDWLLWITCCCEKQINTSSSYNLANVARKRHGERRNTSSHCHLNDPAIYTERTNDTLFEKQFGEMDNRLNHIEYSVNELKQVAAADISDAAKQKWNQVANILDGIGVEKVAATDTVALFMINILK, encoded by the exons ATGATTTCATACAGCAGTTGTAAACCGTGGCTGTTGTCTTCAGTCATTGTCTTTCTTGCCCATTGCTGTTGTCAGCCTGTTG cTTCCACTACCGAAAGTTTCAACGATGGTACGGTATTGAATGCAATATTGCAAGGATACGACAAAAGAATACGTCCAGTCATCGATAATAGAACTCCAACTAACGTTACTATTGATATCAGTATCAGCCATGTTGTTGATGTG TATTGGAAAGATCAATTCCTGCAATGGCGACCTGAAGACTATGGTGGGATAGATACAGTGCATTTACCAGCATCGGATATATG CTTAGGAAACGCTGAAACCATCAAAGATGCACAACTCAATACAGCTATCGTCAGCTCGAATGGCAGTGTCATTATAAATTGGAAACCTATTACTGTGACTAGCATTTGTCATGTTGATGTCAAAAGTTTTCCGCGAGATGATCAG ACGTGTAACTTGACATTCGTATCATGGGGGTACTCCCACAACGATGTGCATATTTACCCTGGTTCTGATGAACTTGACGAATCAATCTTTGAGACATTAGGAGAATGGAAGTTGATAGGTAGTGGCGTCGCTAGGAATCCTTCTGGGAGAATCG GCTTTGCTGGCAAAAGTGACGTCGTGGTGATGACTATTGTTGTTTCCCGAGAGTCTGCCCTGTACGAGTATAGTTTGATCATACCTTGTATATTGCTGTCTGTGACGATGTGTTTTACCTTCTTTATTCCAAACCAATATGGCAACGCTAAAATAACTGTAGGTGTTACCCTCTTCCTGTCTGGATTTGTCTTCATGTTACCAATGACTGACAAAGTCATTGCAACTAGTAACTCTCCGCCAGTCATAG CTACGGGTTATAATGTAGGAGTATTAGCAATTCGAAACATAGGCCAGCATGGTGCTGAG GTTCCGGATTGGTTACTGTGGATTACCTGTTGCTGCGAGAAGCAAATAAACACGTCATCATCTTACAATCTTGCGAACGTGGCACGAAAGAGACACGGAGAACGTCGTAACACAAGCAGCCATTGCCATTTAAATGATCCAGCCATATACACTGAAAGAACCAATGATACACTGTTCGAAAAGCAATTTGGCGAGATGGACAATCGTTTGAACCACATTGAGTACTCAGTCAATGAATTAAAACAGGTCGCAGCTGCAGACATTTCCGATGCAGCAAAACAGAAGTGGAACCAGGTTGCTAATATTCTTGACGGGATCGGAGTG GAAAAGGTTGCAGCTACAGATACTGTGGCtttatttatgataaatattctTAAGTAA